The genomic stretch TCCGGCGGCGGGCCGCCGGACGGCTCGGCGAGCAGGTCCCGCAGGCTGCGCTCGGCCCGGTCCATGACGAGGGCGGTGAGCCCGTCCAGCCCGGGGTGGTCCGGGTCCTCGATCGTGAGCGCCGCATGGGTCCGTACGAGGTGCGGGTGGTCGGCCGCCAGGCTGAAGCGGGCCTCGCGGCGGACCAGTTCGTCCATCCAGGCGCGCTGGCCCGGCGCGAGCAGGTCGGTGCGCAGGATCTTGACGGCGGCCGGGCGGCCGTCGGCGGTGTGCTCGGCGGCGTACACACTGCCCCAGCTGCCCGCGCCGATGGGCCCGGCCAGCCGCCAGTCGCCGATCCGGTAGCCGGGCCGGACGCCGGGCGGCGGGGTGGCACTCGCTCCGTCCATCGCGCCGCGCTCCTCAGTCCGCTCCGCGCCTCACCGCCCGCCTCCGGGGGACAGCAGGGCGAGGTGTTCCTCGCGGATCAGGTCGAAGCGCAGCGCGAAGGCGACGAGTTCGTCGCGTTTGCCGCCGCCGCGGGCGTCCGGCCCCGCCGGGTCGCCGGCGCGCAGCCGCAGCTTCACCGAGGCCAGATAGTCGATGTGGTAGTTGACGGCGGAGCGGGTCAGCTCGCGGCAGGCCGCCAGCGGGCGGAGCCGCTCCAGCACCTCGCCGACGCCCGGCACCGCGCCACTGGAGGCATCGCGCAGGCGCGGCTCGCACAGGGCGAGGAGCACCAGGAAGTACTTCGAGGTCGGGTCGAGCGCGAAGGGGCTCGCCGTCGGCTCGCCCAGCCCGTCGTACGGTTCGCCGTCCAGGTAGGCGTGTTCCGGCGCGAACACCTTGAACGACGCCTCGCCCCGCGTCGCCGGCAGCAGCACCCGGGAGAATTCGAACGGCACCGGAGCCCCGAGCCGCCCCGGCGCGACCTTGATGTGCTCCCCCGCGCCCTCCATGTTCTCCACGACGCAGGTCACCGTGCGGCTGAAATTGGACAGCCGCCAGTAGTCCTCCGCGGCGGTGAGCTGCCCCGCCAGCCGCGAGACGCCCGGATCGGACAGCGGCACGGCCACCGGCGCACCCGGCGCGCCGCGCCCGAAGTCCGCGGTGTCCCCGGGCCCCAGCCGCAACAGCCGCGGCCCACCACGCCCTTCGCCCGGTCCCGGGCCCTCTCCTTCGGGCAGCTGCACGATCACGGTGTCCATGGCTCTTCCCCCGTTCCTGCCGTTCCCGCACCGGCACGTCCACCCGTACCACGCGCCG from Streptomyces albofaciens JCM 4342 encodes the following:
- a CDS encoding serine/threonine protein kinase, whose protein sequence is MDTVIVQLPEGEGPGPGEGRGGPRLLRLGPGDTADFGRGAPGAPVAVPLSDPGVSRLAGQLTAAEDYWRLSNFSRTVTCVVENMEGAGEHIKVAPGRLGAPVPFEFSRVLLPATRGEASFKVFAPEHAYLDGEPYDGLGEPTASPFALDPTSKYFLVLLALCEPRLRDASSGAVPGVGEVLERLRPLAACRELTRSAVNYHIDYLASVKLRLRAGDPAGPDARGGGKRDELVAFALRFDLIREEHLALLSPGGGR